Proteins from a single region of Haloterrigena alkaliphila:
- a CDS encoding proline dehydrogenase family protein, with translation MIPPIANRFVAGESPAEALEHVRRLNGRTVAGIVNLLGEHYDDRSPVRSDAATYRVLAADIGNSDLEACLSVKPSQLGLDLGEDVFREELAGVVDAAADRGVFVWIDMEDHTTTDATLDAFVDLAREHDGGVGVCVQANLRRTRADVERLADVPGKVRFVKGAYDEPAEIAYTDSERVNREYEALLEYAFEHYDGGIAVGSHDPAMIEHAIDCHEEHGTEFEVQMLMGVREDAQYDLAREYPVFQYVPFGDRWKSYFYRRMTERTENVKFALQAILDR, from the coding sequence ATGATTCCGCCGATCGCGAACCGATTCGTCGCTGGGGAGTCCCCGGCGGAGGCCCTCGAGCACGTCCGCCGACTCAACGGGCGAACCGTCGCCGGAATCGTCAACCTGCTCGGCGAGCACTACGACGACCGCTCGCCCGTGCGGTCTGATGCCGCGACCTACCGGGTGCTGGCCGCGGACATCGGCAACTCGGATCTCGAGGCCTGTCTCTCGGTCAAACCCTCGCAACTCGGGCTCGATCTGGGCGAAGACGTCTTTCGCGAGGAGCTCGCGGGCGTCGTCGACGCTGCCGCCGACCGCGGGGTTTTCGTCTGGATCGACATGGAAGATCACACGACGACGGACGCGACCCTCGACGCGTTCGTGGATCTCGCCCGGGAACACGATGGGGGTGTGGGCGTCTGCGTACAGGCGAACCTCAGGCGCACTCGCGCGGACGTCGAACGGCTCGCGGACGTCCCCGGGAAGGTTCGGTTCGTCAAGGGAGCCTACGACGAACCGGCCGAGATCGCCTACACCGACTCCGAGCGAGTCAACCGGGAGTACGAGGCGCTGCTCGAGTACGCCTTCGAGCACTACGACGGCGGGATCGCCGTCGGAAGCCACGACCCCGCGATGATCGAGCACGCGATCGACTGTCACGAGGAACACGGGACCGAGTTCGAGGTCCAGATGCTCATGGGCGTTCGCGAGGACGCCCAGTACGACCTCGCTCGGGAGTATCCGGTCTTCCAGTACGTGCCCTTCGGCGACCGCTGGAAATCGTACTTCTACCGGCGCATGACCGAACGGACCGAAAACGTCAAATTCGCCCTGCAGGCCATTCTCGATCGGTGA
- a CDS encoding aspartate aminotransferase family protein has protein sequence MTRGPPIDDLHFEDAPNVDSVPGPKTRALLEKQREIDSSAVAYPDDIPIAFEEGAGATVRDADGNTYIDLFAGIGVLNVGHANPYVLEAVHEQADKFVHTVDFPTEARLELIEKLDDILPDGLQGQNKVVFGGPTGSDAIEASIKLAKYNTGGDGLIAFRGGYHGATTGAMSVTSNKKFKGHYTPLLSDVVHAPYPYPFRQDKTPEEAVDHALEEVEAIVEDPYGGLANPAGIIVEPIQGEGGIVTPPEGFLQGLRDIADDNDVVLVFDEIQSGLGRSGQWWACDWAGVTPDVMTSAKALGGVGFPLSATIYHEELDTWGPGDHAGTYRGHVVGMRAGTRAIEYIQEHDLLAHSRELGEYIQDRLREAADETDRLAEVRGKGLFIGAEFVDADGAPDGDLVDAIQTYCFERGVLIWTAGRHGNVLRFLPPLVLTHDLAETALDVVVEAIEHATEEAKGAA, from the coding sequence ATGACGCGCGGACCGCCGATCGACGACCTCCACTTCGAGGACGCACCGAACGTCGACTCCGTCCCGGGCCCGAAGACCCGAGCGCTGCTCGAGAAACAGCGCGAGATCGACAGCAGCGCGGTCGCCTACCCGGACGACATCCCCATCGCCTTCGAGGAGGGGGCGGGCGCGACGGTCCGCGACGCCGACGGCAACACCTACATCGACCTCTTCGCGGGGATCGGTGTGTTGAACGTCGGCCACGCGAACCCCTACGTGCTCGAGGCCGTCCACGAGCAGGCCGACAAGTTCGTCCACACGGTCGACTTCCCAACCGAAGCGCGCCTCGAATTGATCGAGAAACTCGACGACATCCTGCCCGACGGGCTGCAGGGCCAGAACAAGGTCGTCTTCGGCGGGCCGACCGGCAGCGACGCCATCGAGGCCTCGATCAAGTTGGCGAAGTACAACACCGGCGGCGACGGGCTCATCGCGTTCCGCGGGGGCTACCACGGCGCGACGACGGGCGCGATGAGCGTCACGTCGAACAAGAAGTTCAAGGGCCACTACACGCCCCTCCTCTCGGACGTCGTCCACGCCCCCTATCCGTACCCGTTCCGGCAGGACAAAACGCCCGAGGAGGCGGTCGACCACGCGCTCGAGGAGGTCGAGGCCATCGTCGAGGACCCCTACGGCGGCCTCGCCAATCCTGCAGGTATCATCGTCGAACCGATCCAGGGTGAGGGCGGCATCGTCACGCCGCCGGAGGGCTTCCTGCAGGGCCTGCGCGACATCGCCGACGACAATGACGTCGTTCTCGTCTTCGACGAGATCCAGAGCGGCCTGGGCCGGTCCGGCCAGTGGTGGGCCTGCGACTGGGCGGGCGTCACCCCCGACGTGATGACCTCCGCGAAGGCGCTGGGCGGCGTCGGCTTCCCGCTCTCGGCGACGATCTACCACGAGGAGCTGGACACGTGGGGGCCGGGCGACCACGCCGGGACCTACCGCGGCCACGTCGTCGGCATGCGCGCCGGCACCCGCGCCATCGAGTACATTCAGGAGCACGACCTGCTGGCCCACTCCCGCGAACTCGGCGAGTACATTCAGGACCGACTCCGCGAGGCCGCCGACGAGACCGACCGACTCGCCGAGGTCCGCGGCAAGGGGCTGTTCATCGGCGCCGAGTTCGTCGACGCCGACGGCGCGCCGGACGGCGACCTCGTCGACGCGATCCAGACGTACTGTTTCGAGCGCGGCGTGTTGATCTGGACCGCGGGCCGCCACGGCAACGTCCTGCGGTTCCTCCCGCCGCTCGTGCTCACCCATGACCTGGCCGAGACGGCGCTGGACGTCGTCGTCGAGGCGATCGAACACGCGACCGAGGAAGCGAAAGGGGCGGCCTGA
- a CDS encoding Rid family detoxifying hydrolase: MADTDSIETDGAPSTDNPYSQGVRAGDALYVSGYGSVDPETGDVVDGDIAAQTDRVLENVAAVVDAAGGDGLADVVKVTVYLTDLEEYDAVNEAYGARFGDDPPARVCVEVSRLPDDVRVEMDATASLG, encoded by the coding sequence ATGGCAGACACCGACTCCATCGAAACCGACGGCGCACCGAGCACCGACAACCCCTACTCGCAGGGCGTCCGCGCCGGCGACGCGCTGTACGTCTCCGGCTACGGCTCCGTCGACCCCGAGACGGGCGACGTCGTCGACGGCGACATCGCCGCGCAGACCGATCGCGTGCTCGAGAACGTCGCGGCGGTGGTCGACGCGGCCGGCGGCGACGGCCTCGCGGACGTCGTCAAAGTGACCGTCTACCTGACCGATCTCGAGGAGTACGACGCGGTCAACGAGGCCTACGGCGCGCGGTTCGGCGACGATCCGCCGGCCCGCGTCTGCGTCGAAGTCTCGCGGCTCCCCGACGACGTCCGCGTGGAGATGGACGCGACGGCGTCCCTGGGCTGA
- a CDS encoding amidohydrolase, producing MSHEGQNRVRELRRAFHRHPEPGWCEFRTTARVVEELERIGVDEIAVGREALATDERMAVPDAGELEAWRERARGAGVRSDVLERTADGHTGVVAVLEQGSGPCIGLRVDLDAISMHESAESDHRPAAEGFRSEHDGYMHACGHDAHLAMALGALEAIKDSEFEGTLKVFFQPAEEISGGGKAMAESGYLDDVDYLLALHVGLDHPTGEIVAGIEKPLAMAHLTATFEGASAHAGKAPNEGANAMQAAATAIQNAYGIPRHSDGITRVNVGCIEGGTASNVIAEAVALEAEVRGETTALMEYMRTELERVLYAAAEMHDCDVTPRVISESPSVDSHPALRDLVGNVAWTVEGVERVVPTEEFGVSEDVTYLMERVQDAGGLASYVLIGTDHPTSHHTPTFDIDESSLEIGVALLTETATELSRRRP from the coding sequence ATGTCACACGAGGGACAAAACAGGGTGCGCGAGTTGCGGCGGGCGTTCCACCGCCATCCCGAGCCCGGCTGGTGCGAGTTCCGGACGACGGCCCGGGTCGTCGAGGAACTCGAGCGGATCGGGGTCGACGAGATCGCCGTCGGTCGCGAGGCGCTCGCGACCGACGAGCGGATGGCCGTTCCGGACGCGGGAGAACTCGAGGCGTGGCGGGAGCGGGCCCGGGGGGCGGGCGTTCGATCGGACGTGCTCGAGCGCACCGCCGACGGCCACACGGGCGTCGTCGCGGTGCTCGAGCAGGGATCGGGGCCCTGTATCGGGCTCCGCGTCGATCTCGACGCGATCTCGATGCACGAGTCGGCCGAGAGCGACCACCGGCCGGCCGCCGAGGGCTTTCGCTCCGAACACGACGGCTACATGCACGCCTGCGGCCACGACGCCCACCTCGCCATGGCGCTCGGCGCGCTCGAGGCGATCAAGGACAGCGAGTTCGAGGGGACGCTGAAGGTGTTCTTCCAGCCCGCCGAGGAGATCTCCGGCGGCGGGAAGGCGATGGCCGAGAGCGGCTACCTCGACGACGTCGACTACCTCCTCGCGCTCCACGTCGGTCTCGACCATCCCACCGGCGAGATCGTCGCCGGCATCGAGAAGCCGCTGGCGATGGCCCACCTGACCGCAACGTTCGAGGGCGCGAGCGCCCACGCGGGGAAGGCGCCCAACGAAGGAGCGAACGCGATGCAGGCGGCGGCGACCGCGATCCAGAACGCCTACGGTATTCCTCGTCACAGCGACGGGATCACCCGCGTCAACGTCGGGTGCATCGAGGGCGGCACCGCGAGCAACGTCATCGCCGAGGCGGTCGCCCTCGAGGCCGAGGTCCGCGGCGAGACCACCGCGCTGATGGAGTACATGCGGACGGAACTCGAGCGCGTGCTGTACGCCGCCGCCGAGATGCACGACTGCGACGTCACGCCGCGGGTCATCAGCGAGTCGCCCAGCGTGGACAGCCATCCCGCACTGCGGGACCTCGTCGGGAACGTCGCGTGGACGGTCGAGGGCGTCGAGCGCGTGGTGCCCACCGAGGAGTTCGGCGTGAGCGAGGACGTCACCTACCTGATGGAGCGCGTGCAGGACGCGGGCGGGCTCGCCTCGTACGTCCTCATCGGGACCGACCACCCGACCAGCCACCACACGCCGACGTTCGACATCGACGAGTCAAGCCTCGAGATCGGCGTGGCGTTGCTGACCGAGACGGCCACCGAGCTCTCCCGTCGACGGCCGTAA
- a CDS encoding BCCT family transporter yields the protein MSDAEAGMMRRFFDELDPVVFLFGALLTVGVIVAFFLDREFVANGITTVHGEMLSYMNWALLVIVFLIVLFLLFLIVGPWGKIKMGDEDPEYSFFSFFTMLYSAGFAAGVVFWGPTEGLFYYADPNPLFDVEAGSGAAMTLAIQQTLFHWALPQLAVFTIMGIAIGYFAYNYDDVPLRVSSALTPLLGKENLDGPAAKVIDILAVFATIGGVATSLGFIGSQFISGLDYQWGIDMGDAGILVVVTTMTILFTISMVLGVDKGIRRLSNFNMGLFVVIMFATFIAGPTMFLLLLGSQAMGGMISDFVSMSLYTGAGEGGTGWVESWTVFYWAWALSWSPFAGLFIARISKGRTVREVAFTGIVATSAATIPWFTFVGGTAVWAEHNGVADFGAVISGEAGPEVAGFILFDALSISIAGVTLPIDSLLIIGFMVIVTTFFVTSADSSTLAVSMMTTGGKASPSTINRVFWGIVLGLTAAILMILGGEGGTGALQDAVVITGAPFAIVCFAALLCLVKDFSGTRGRVLLQEKTVIFGSARGRTEDEPTTAAEPGDDD from the coding sequence ATGAGCGACGCCGAGGCGGGGATGATGAGGCGGTTCTTCGACGAGCTCGATCCGGTCGTCTTCCTGTTCGGTGCGTTACTCACGGTCGGCGTGATCGTCGCGTTCTTCCTCGATCGCGAGTTCGTCGCTAACGGGATCACTACCGTTCACGGGGAGATGCTCAGTTACATGAACTGGGCGCTGCTGGTGATCGTCTTCCTCATCGTCCTCTTCTTGCTGTTCCTGATCGTCGGCCCGTGGGGGAAGATCAAGATGGGTGACGAGGACCCCGAGTACAGCTTCTTCTCGTTTTTCACGATGTTGTACTCGGCCGGATTCGCCGCGGGGGTGGTGTTCTGGGGGCCGACCGAGGGGCTGTTCTACTACGCCGATCCGAACCCCCTGTTCGACGTCGAAGCCGGATCCGGCGCGGCGATGACGCTCGCGATCCAGCAGACGTTGTTCCACTGGGCGCTGCCCCAGCTCGCGGTGTTTACGATCATGGGCATCGCGATCGGCTACTTCGCGTACAACTACGACGACGTCCCGCTGCGAGTGTCGTCGGCGCTCACGCCGCTCCTCGGAAAGGAGAACCTCGACGGGCCGGCGGCGAAGGTGATCGACATCCTCGCCGTGTTCGCGACGATCGGCGGGGTGGCGACCTCGCTCGGCTTCATCGGGAGCCAGTTCATCTCCGGACTCGATTACCAGTGGGGGATCGACATGGGCGACGCCGGCATTCTGGTCGTGGTGACGACCATGACGATCCTGTTTACGATCTCGATGGTCCTCGGGGTCGACAAGGGGATCCGGCGACTGTCGAACTTCAACATGGGGCTGTTCGTCGTGATCATGTTCGCGACGTTCATCGCGGGACCGACGATGTTCCTCCTGTTGCTCGGGTCGCAGGCGATGGGCGGGATGATAAGCGACTTCGTCTCGATGAGCCTCTACACCGGTGCCGGCGAGGGTGGCACGGGGTGGGTGGAAAGCTGGACCGTCTTCTACTGGGCGTGGGCGCTCTCGTGGTCGCCGTTCGCCGGCCTGTTCATCGCTCGCATCTCCAAGGGACGGACCGTTCGCGAGGTCGCGTTTACCGGCATCGTCGCGACGTCCGCGGCGACCATTCCGTGGTTCACGTTCGTCGGCGGTACCGCGGTGTGGGCGGAGCACAACGGCGTCGCCGACTTCGGTGCGGTGATATCGGGTGAGGCCGGTCCGGAGGTCGCCGGATTCATCCTGTTCGACGCGCTCTCGATCTCGATCGCCGGAGTCACGCTACCGATCGATTCGCTCCTGATAATCGGATTCATGGTCATCGTGACGACGTTCTTCGTCACCTCGGCGGACTCTTCGACCCTTGCCGTCTCGATGATGACCACCGGCGGCAAGGCGTCCCCGTCGACGATCAACCGCGTCTTCTGGGGGATCGTCCTCGGTCTGACCGCCGCGATCCTCATGATCCTCGGCGGTGAAGGCGGTACCGGCGCACTGCAGGACGCGGTCGTCATCACGGGCGCGCCGTTCGCGATCGTCTGTTTCGCCGCCTTGCTCTGTCTGGTCAAGGACTTCAGCGGGACGCGGGGTCGCGTGTTGCTCCAGGAGAAGACGGTGATCTTCGGTTCGGCTCGCGGCCGAACCGAGGACGAACCGACGACGGCCGCCGAGCCGGGCGACGACGACTGA
- a CDS encoding aminotransferase class III-fold pyridoxal phosphate-dependent enzyme: MNRDTAEPDVDGFPGPNARRWIEFHGQHAAPSEYSHEFVWDITREADGPFVTDVDGNVLLDFTCHIGAAPLGYNNEKLTDKLEEFDLVEPMKIAGQDMYYGAGPSPDESAVPGSSHLMAKLTEVSSQYGMDTVFLSNSGAEAMENAMKITNDYRAPSKYGVAFSGSFHGRTLGTLSITKSKEVYTRHYPQLSGIETVPFCADRGCDADSCDCGFFAGGGSQLRSMLAPEGGHIDPDEITFLTLEPIQGVGGYRFPSEAFMREVAAVTDEYDIPLVVDEIQAGIGRTGEIWASDHYPIEPDVIASAKALRVGATISRSEIFPSEKNRLGSTFGAGDLLGSMMGAFTLEAIDEYDLLENATQRGEQAKELLRDNAPDYVDDVRGKGLMLAVEFDTPERRTAVVQEALKRGLLTLGCGKKTIRLLPPLDSSEREIDLGMGIFLEAIEAVGASAKAA; encoded by the coding sequence ATGAATAGGGACACCGCCGAACCGGACGTGGACGGGTTCCCCGGACCGAACGCCCGCCGGTGGATCGAGTTCCACGGGCAGCACGCGGCGCCCAGCGAGTACTCCCACGAGTTCGTCTGGGACATCACGCGCGAGGCCGACGGGCCGTTCGTCACCGACGTCGACGGCAACGTGCTCCTCGATTTCACCTGCCACATCGGCGCGGCGCCGCTCGGGTACAACAACGAGAAGCTCACCGACAAACTCGAGGAATTCGACCTGGTCGAGCCGATGAAGATCGCCGGCCAGGATATGTACTACGGCGCCGGTCCCTCGCCCGACGAGTCGGCCGTTCCGGGCTCGAGTCACCTCATGGCAAAACTGACGGAGGTCTCGAGCCAGTACGGGATGGACACCGTCTTCCTCTCGAACTCCGGCGCGGAGGCGATGGAGAACGCGATGAAGATCACGAACGACTACCGCGCCCCCTCGAAGTACGGCGTCGCGTTTTCGGGGAGCTTCCACGGCCGCACCCTCGGGACCCTCTCGATCACGAAGTCCAAGGAGGTCTACACGCGCCACTACCCCCAGCTCAGCGGGATCGAGACGGTCCCGTTCTGCGCCGACCGGGGCTGTGACGCCGACAGTTGCGACTGTGGCTTCTTCGCCGGTGGCGGCTCACAGCTTCGCAGCATGCTCGCGCCCGAGGGCGGCCACATCGACCCCGACGAGATCACGTTTCTCACGCTCGAGCCGATTCAGGGCGTCGGCGGCTACCGCTTCCCGAGCGAGGCGTTCATGCGGGAGGTCGCGGCCGTCACCGACGAGTACGACATCCCGCTGGTCGTCGACGAGATCCAGGCCGGGATCGGCCGCACCGGCGAGATCTGGGCCTCCGACCACTACCCGATCGAACCCGACGTCATCGCCAGCGCGAAGGCCCTCCGCGTCGGCGCGACCATCTCGCGCTCGGAAATCTTCCCCAGCGAGAAGAACCGGCTGGGTTCGACGTTCGGCGCGGGCGACCTACTGGGATCGATGATGGGCGCGTTCACGCTCGAGGCCATCGACGAGTACGACCTGCTCGAGAACGCGACCCAGCGCGGCGAGCAGGCGAAGGAACTGCTGCGCGACAACGCTCCGGACTACGTCGACGACGTGCGCGGGAAGGGACTGATGCTCGCCGTCGAGTTCGATACCCCCGAGCGGCGGACCGCCGTGGTGCAGGAAGCGCTGAAACGGGGGCTCCTGACGCTTGGCTGTGGGAAGAAGACGATTCGGCTGTTGCCGCCGCTGGACTCGAGCGAGCGCGAGATCGACCTGGGGATGGGGATCTTCCTCGAGGCGATCGAGGCCGTCGGCGCGAGCGCGAAAGCCGCGTAA
- the ilvA gene encoding threonine ammonia-lyase, producing the protein MSRDRASHTTLVTREDVEAARERIVDVVHETPLDTSRTFAELSGAASVGLKLENVQRTGSFKIRGAYNRMAQLSPAEREAGVISASAGNHAQGVALAGDLLDIETTIVVPEVTPAAKIEATRGYGAEVVVEGDIYERSYEYALERADETGATFVHPFDDEAVVAGQGTIGLELLEQYPEIDTVLVAIGGGGLISGIGTVLKAAERDIRVIGAQPEGAFHAKPSLEGDAIRELETVDTVAEGIADTRMLETTFEIAREVVDDVVSVSDREIAAAVTLLAERAKTVAESAGATPLAAALSESVELDLEGEHVGVVISGGNVNLTEHAELTRTGLHELERYTEARLAVAGWPSTVGAVVEAVASEGAELDVLERARRGPVDEPNRVPVTVGLEGSGPAHLEGVLEALDALDGVSVLEHSLE; encoded by the coding sequence ATGAGCAGGGACCGCGCCAGCCACACGACGCTCGTCACTCGCGAGGACGTCGAAGCCGCCCGGGAGCGCATCGTCGACGTCGTCCACGAGACACCGCTCGATACGTCGCGGACGTTCGCCGAGCTGAGCGGCGCGGCCTCGGTCGGACTCAAACTCGAGAACGTCCAGCGGACGGGGTCGTTCAAGATCCGCGGCGCGTACAACAGGATGGCCCAGTTGTCCCCCGCGGAGCGCGAGGCGGGCGTCATCTCCGCGAGCGCGGGCAACCACGCGCAGGGCGTGGCGCTGGCCGGCGATCTGCTCGATATCGAGACGACCATCGTCGTCCCAGAGGTGACGCCCGCGGCGAAGATCGAGGCCACGCGGGGCTACGGCGCCGAGGTGGTCGTCGAGGGCGACATATACGAGCGATCCTACGAGTACGCCCTCGAGCGCGCCGACGAGACCGGTGCGACGTTCGTCCACCCCTTCGACGACGAGGCGGTCGTCGCCGGCCAGGGGACGATCGGTCTCGAGTTGCTCGAGCAGTATCCCGAGATCGATACGGTCCTCGTGGCGATCGGCGGCGGCGGGCTCATTTCGGGTATCGGGACCGTGTTGAAGGCCGCAGAGCGCGATATCCGCGTTATCGGGGCCCAGCCCGAGGGGGCATTCCACGCGAAGCCGTCGCTCGAGGGCGACGCGATCCGCGAACTCGAGACCGTCGACACCGTCGCGGAGGGGATCGCCGACACGCGGATGCTCGAGACCACGTTCGAGATCGCCCGCGAGGTGGTCGACGACGTCGTGAGCGTCAGCGACCGGGAGATCGCCGCTGCAGTCACGCTGCTGGCCGAGCGCGCGAAGACCGTCGCCGAGAGCGCCGGCGCGACGCCGCTGGCGGCCGCGCTCTCCGAGTCGGTCGAACTCGACCTCGAGGGCGAACACGTCGGGGTGGTCATTTCGGGCGGGAACGTCAACCTCACCGAACACGCCGAACTGACCCGGACGGGGCTGCACGAACTCGAGCGCTATACCGAGGCGCGACTGGCCGTTGCGGGGTGGCCGTCGACTGTGGGCGCAGTGGTCGAGGCTGTGGCGTCGGAGGGCGCCGAACTGGACGTCCTCGAGCGCGCGCGACGAGGCCCCGTCGACGAGCCGAATCGAGTGCCAGTGACCGTCGGACTCGAGGGGAGCGGGCCGGCGCACCTCGAGGGGGTGCTCGAGGCGCTGGACGCGCTCGATGGGGTTTCCGTCCTCGAGCACTCGCTCGAATGA
- a CDS encoding amidohydrolase, with translation MTEPIQDRLATVRRSFHRHPEPAWREFFTTAQLVEEIRAIGVDELAVGPDAYDPADRMAIPDDDLEPWLERARERGADEALLERMGGGNTGAVAVLERGEGPAIGLRVDIDGLFVEESTDAEHVPVAEGFRSEIDGTMHACGHDAHMTWGLAVLEHIAESDFSGRLVVFFQPAEETGGGGCPMAKSRFADDLDYLLAIHVGLDHPTGEVIAGIEKPLAMCHIDATIEGTSAHAGKAPNEGANAIHAMGTAIVNTYGIPRHSDGMTRVNVGKAEAGTSSNVIAEHASMAAEARGETTELMEYVKRRLERTMRSAAEMHGCRADVEVVSESPRADSDPELQALVSEVAEGVTGIDRVVPAADFGASEDATFLMERVQDEGGLATYMIVGSDHPTSHHTPTFDVDERSLEHGVEVLVGTIEELERRHPVPHVGDEADVAHGDGGPLGERGAIGEGGAIGEDGALGEDGVRAEDDG, from the coding sequence ATGACCGAGCCGATTCAGGATCGACTCGCGACGGTTCGCCGAAGCTTCCACCGCCACCCCGAGCCCGCGTGGCGCGAGTTCTTCACCACGGCCCAGCTCGTCGAGGAGATCCGGGCCATCGGCGTCGACGAACTGGCCGTCGGCCCCGACGCCTACGACCCCGCCGATAGGATGGCCATCCCCGACGACGACCTCGAGCCCTGGCTCGAGCGCGCCCGCGAGCGCGGCGCGGACGAAGCCCTGCTCGAGCGGATGGGCGGGGGCAACACCGGCGCGGTGGCGGTCCTCGAGCGCGGCGAGGGGCCGGCGATCGGCCTGCGCGTCGACATCGACGGGCTGTTCGTCGAAGAATCGACCGACGCGGAACACGTCCCCGTCGCGGAGGGCTTTCGCTCCGAGATCGACGGGACGATGCACGCCTGCGGCCACGACGCCCACATGACCTGGGGACTGGCCGTCCTCGAGCACATCGCGGAGAGCGACTTCTCGGGGCGGCTGGTCGTCTTCTTCCAGCCGGCCGAGGAGACGGGCGGCGGCGGCTGCCCGATGGCCAAGAGCCGGTTCGCGGACGATCTGGACTACCTGCTCGCGATCCACGTCGGTCTCGACCATCCGACGGGCGAGGTGATCGCCGGCATCGAGAAACCCCTCGCGATGTGTCACATCGACGCGACGATCGAGGGGACCTCCGCCCACGCGGGGAAGGCGCCCAACGAGGGAGCGAACGCGATCCACGCCATGGGGACCGCGATCGTGAACACCTACGGGATCCCCAGACACAGTGACGGGATGACTCGCGTGAACGTCGGGAAGGCCGAAGCGGGGACCTCGAGCAACGTCATCGCCGAGCACGCCAGCATGGCGGCCGAAGCGCGCGGCGAGACCACCGAACTGATGGAGTACGTGAAGCGCCGCCTCGAGCGCACGATGCGGTCGGCCGCGGAGATGCACGGCTGCCGGGCCGACGTCGAGGTGGTCAGCGAGTCGCCCCGGGCCGACAGCGACCCCGAACTGCAGGCGCTGGTGAGCGAGGTCGCCGAGGGCGTCACGGGAATCGACCGCGTGGTGCCGGCCGCCGACTTCGGCGCGAGCGAGGACGCCACCTTCCTGATGGAGCGCGTGCAGGACGAGGGCGGCCTGGCGACGTACATGATCGTCGGGTCCGATCACCCCACCAGCCACCACACGCCGACGTTCGACGTCGACGAGCGGAGCCTCGAGCACGGCGTCGAGGTGCTGGTCGGGACGATCGAGGAACTCGAGCGTCGCCACCCCGTTCCACACGTCGGGGACGAAGCGGACGTGGCGCACGGGGACGGCGGGCCGCTCGGGGAGCGCGGAGCGATCGGAGAGGGCGGAGCAATTGGGGAAGACGGCGCGCTCGGCGAGGACGGCGTCCGCGCGGAGGACGACGGATGA
- a CDS encoding D-2-hydroxyacid dehydrogenase: MSTNPDVVVLREGTEGLSMESYTETLRERLPDREVALARTPRDERELVPQARVATGISLEEALLEEADRLELFACTFAGTDHLPTDALADRGVAVTNAGGIHAPGIAEQSIGNMLVFARNLHEGWRRKQNHEWRHFQSSEFTDSTVTIVGLGSIGQEIVQRLEGFEIETIGIRYTPEKGGPTDEVLGFDEDDIHEAFARSDYVVLACPLNDLTRGLVGEAELATLPPNAVVVNAARGGIVDTDALVSALQTEGIRGAALDVTDPEPLPNDHELWDLENCLITPHTGGHTPKHWDRLADIVAHNVDALEEGGDLENVVRRPDSN, translated from the coding sequence ATGAGCACGAATCCGGACGTCGTCGTCCTCCGAGAGGGGACGGAAGGGCTGTCGATGGAATCGTACACCGAGACGCTGCGCGAGCGGTTACCCGACCGCGAGGTCGCGCTCGCCCGGACTCCCAGGGACGAACGCGAACTCGTCCCGCAGGCGCGGGTGGCGACCGGTATCTCGCTCGAGGAAGCCCTCCTCGAGGAGGCCGACCGACTCGAACTGTTCGCGTGTACGTTCGCCGGCACCGACCACCTCCCGACGGACGCGCTGGCCGACCGCGGCGTCGCCGTGACGAACGCGGGCGGGATCCACGCGCCCGGCATCGCCGAGCAGTCGATCGGGAACATGCTCGTGTTCGCGCGGAACCTCCACGAGGGCTGGCGCCGCAAGCAGAACCACGAATGGCGCCACTTCCAGTCGTCCGAGTTCACCGACAGCACCGTCACGATCGTCGGCCTCGGCTCGATCGGCCAGGAGATCGTCCAGCGACTCGAGGGGTTCGAGATCGAGACGATCGGCATCCGCTACACGCCCGAGAAGGGCGGCCCGACCGACGAGGTGCTCGGCTTCGACGAGGACGATATTCACGAAGCCTTTGCCCGGAGCGACTACGTCGTCCTCGCCTGTCCGCTCAACGACCTGACGCGCGGGCTGGTCGGCGAGGCCGAACTGGCGACGCTCCCGCCGAACGCCGTCGTCGTCAACGCCGCTCGCGGGGGCATCGTCGACACCGACGCGCTCGTCTCGGCGCTACAGACGGAGGGCATCCGCGGGGCCGCGCTGGACGTCACCGATCCCGAACCGCTGCCCAACGACCACGAGCTCTGGGACCTCGAGAACTGTCTCATCACGCCCCACACCGGCGGCCACACGCCGAAACACTGGGATCGGCTGGCCGACATCGTCGCGCACAATGTCGACGCGCTCGAGGAGGGCGGGGACCTCGAGAACGTCGTCCGTCGACCCGACTCGAACTGA